One Mixta gaviniae genomic window carries:
- the gsiC gene encoding glutathione ABC transporter permease GsiC — MLNYFLKRLLGLIPTLLIVAVLVFLFVHLLPGDPARLVAGPEADAGVVEMVRQSLGLDQPLPQQFWHFMVNALQGDFGTSMVSKRPVAQEIASRFMPTFWLTLTSMVWSVIFGMAIGIVSAVWRNRWPDRIGMTLAVSGISFPAFALGMLLMQVFSVELGWLPTVGADSWQHYILPSITLGAAVASIMARFTRASFVEVMQEDYMRTARAKGVRESRVIVKHGLRNAMIPVVTMMGLQFGFLLGGSIVVEVVFNWPGLGRLLVDSVEMRDYPVIQAEVLLFSLEFIVINLIVDMLYAAINPAIRYK; from the coding sequence ATGCTGAACTATTTTCTTAAACGCCTGCTGGGCCTGATCCCGACGCTGCTGATTGTGGCGGTGCTGGTGTTTCTTTTTGTGCATCTGCTGCCGGGCGATCCGGCGCGGCTGGTGGCCGGGCCGGAAGCGGACGCCGGCGTGGTGGAGATGGTGCGCCAGTCGCTGGGGCTGGATCAGCCGCTGCCGCAGCAGTTCTGGCATTTTATGGTCAACGCGCTGCAGGGCGATTTCGGCACCTCCATGGTCTCGAAACGCCCGGTGGCGCAGGAGATCGCCTCGCGCTTTATGCCGACCTTCTGGCTGACGTTGACCAGCATGGTCTGGTCGGTCATTTTCGGCATGGCGATCGGCATCGTCTCCGCCGTCTGGCGCAACCGCTGGCCGGATCGCATCGGCATGACGCTGGCGGTGTCCGGCATCTCTTTCCCTGCCTTCGCGCTGGGGATGCTGCTGATGCAGGTCTTCTCTGTCGAGCTGGGCTGGCTGCCGACCGTCGGCGCCGACAGCTGGCAGCACTATATTCTGCCGTCGATTACCCTGGGCGCGGCGGTGGCGTCGATTATGGCGCGCTTTACCCGCGCCTCATTCGTCGAGGTGATGCAGGAGGACTATATGCGCACCGCGCGCGCCAAAGGCGTGCGCGAATCGCGGGTGATCGTGAAGCATGGCCTGCGCAACGCGATGATCCCGGTCGTCACCATGATGGGCCTGCAGTTCGGCTTTCTGCTGGGCGGCTCGATCGTGGTGGAGGTGGTGTTTAACTGGCCAGGACTGGGACGCCTGCTGGTGGACTCAGTGGAGATGCGCGACTATCCGGTGATTCAGGCGGAGGTGCTGCTGTTCTCGCTGGAGTTTATTGTGATCAACCTGATTGTGGACATGCTGTATGCCGCCATCAATCCCGCCATACGTTACAAATAA
- the moeA gene encoding molybdopterin molybdotransferase MoeA yields MESFTAGLISLEDARQKMLAQLTPLTDSERLSIYRAAGRITAAPVVSPLNVPPFDNSAMDGYAVRLADLGGDALPVAGKAFAGAPFSGDWPAGSCIRIMTGAPVPAGAEAVVMQEESVPEGDRVRFTAAVKAGQNIRRAGEDIRQGDSVLTAGVRLGAAELPLIASLGIGEVDVLRRLRVAIFSTGDELQPVGEPLAAGQIYDTNRFAVRLMLDALGCEVIDLGIIRDDPDALRAAFLRADREADLVISSGGVSVGEADYTKAMLDELGEITFWKLAIKPGKPFAFGRLSQSWFCGLPGNPVSAAVTFYQLVQPLLAKLSGLQAAALPPRQRARAVSRLKKSPGRLDFQRGLFSRGEDGELQVASTGHQGSHVFSSFSQANCFIVLERDRGSVEPGEWVEIEPFNALLGG; encoded by the coding sequence ATGGAAAGTTTTACCGCGGGACTCATCTCCCTTGAAGACGCCCGGCAAAAAATGCTGGCACAGCTGACGCCGCTGACCGACAGCGAGCGTCTCTCAATCTATCGCGCCGCGGGCCGCATCACCGCCGCGCCGGTGGTTTCGCCGCTCAACGTGCCGCCGTTCGATAACTCGGCGATGGATGGCTATGCGGTGCGCCTGGCCGATCTCGGTGGCGATGCGCTACCGGTAGCGGGCAAAGCCTTCGCCGGCGCCCCCTTTAGCGGCGACTGGCCTGCGGGCAGCTGTATCCGCATTATGACCGGCGCGCCGGTGCCGGCGGGTGCGGAGGCGGTAGTGATGCAGGAAGAGAGCGTCCCCGAGGGCGATCGCGTGCGCTTTACCGCCGCAGTGAAGGCGGGACAGAACATCCGCCGCGCCGGTGAAGATATCCGCCAGGGCGACAGCGTGCTGACGGCAGGCGTACGTTTGGGCGCGGCGGAGCTGCCGCTGATCGCCTCGCTCGGTATTGGCGAAGTGGACGTGCTGCGCCGGCTGCGCGTGGCGATCTTCTCGACCGGCGATGAGCTACAGCCGGTCGGCGAGCCGCTGGCGGCGGGCCAGATCTATGATACCAACCGCTTCGCCGTGCGCCTGATGCTTGACGCGCTCGGCTGCGAGGTGATCGATTTAGGGATTATCCGCGACGATCCTGACGCGCTGCGCGCCGCCTTTCTGCGTGCCGACCGCGAGGCGGATCTGGTGATCAGCAGCGGCGGCGTCTCGGTCGGCGAGGCGGACTATACCAAAGCGATGCTGGACGAGCTGGGCGAAATCACCTTTTGGAAGCTGGCGATCAAACCGGGCAAGCCGTTCGCCTTCGGTCGCCTGAGCCAGAGCTGGTTTTGCGGTCTGCCGGGCAACCCGGTCTCCGCCGCCGTCACCTTCTATCAGCTGGTACAGCCGCTGCTGGCGAAGCTGAGCGGATTACAGGCCGCCGCGCTGCCGCCGCGTCAGCGCGCGCGCGCCGTCAGCCGTCTGAAAAAGTCGCCGGGGCGCCTCGACTTCCAGCGCGGGCTGTTCAGCCGCGGCGAAGATGGCGAACTGCAGGTCGCCAGCACCGGGCATCAGGGCTCGCATGTGTTCAGCTCCTTTAGCCAGGCCAACTGCTTTATCGTGCTGGAGCGCGATCGCGGCAGCGTCGAGCCGGGCGAATGGGTGGAGATCGAACCGTTTAACGCCCTGTTGGGAGGCTGA
- a CDS encoding lysozyme inhibitor LprI family protein produces MKRLSLLLIPLLFPAMAQAQQPGERIDKQLQQCKMQANSTLDNAQCYQAATRQWDSELNTQYRLLIKDQPENVRQAIKTAQRSWLQYRDSYDAAIAAYYRQQQGTIWSLVAAESKMNIIRDKAIDLYRLRVSTQLAGEEG; encoded by the coding sequence ATGAAACGACTATCGTTACTGCTGATCCCGCTGCTGTTTCCGGCCATGGCGCAGGCGCAGCAGCCAGGCGAGCGCATTGATAAGCAGCTACAGCAATGCAAAATGCAGGCGAACAGTACGCTGGATAATGCGCAGTGTTATCAGGCCGCCACCCGACAGTGGGACAGCGAGCTGAATACGCAATACCGCTTGCTGATAAAAGATCAGCCGGAAAATGTCCGGCAGGCGATCAAGACGGCGCAGCGCAGCTGGCTGCAGTACCGGGATAGCTATGACGCGGCGATCGCCGCTTATTACCGGCAGCAGCAGGGCACCATTTGGTCGCTGGTGGCAGCGGAATCGAAGATGAACATTATTCGCGATAAAGCCATCGACCTTTACCGGCTGCGTGTCAGCACGCAGCTGGCGGGAGAAGAGGGGTAG
- a CDS encoding PQQ-dependent sugar dehydrogenase, translating to MSRRLISLALSGAVLFSTPLLAAQVTVQQLQDKLNHPWSLAFMPDNHSLLITERAGALRLWQPDKGLSPPIGGVPQVWSQRQGGLLDVALAPDFTQSRRVWLSYTEADSNGRAGAVVGYGKLSEDNRQLTDFKAVLRQQPKLSGGANLGTRLAFDREGYLWVAFGDNFQSETAQDLNKLQGKLVRLKPDGSVPPDNPFVGRNNARPEIWAYGLRNPQGLALNPWTQQMWESEHGPRGGDEVNIPRKGKNYGWPLATWGVDYSGDKVPQSKGGEAPGTEQPIYWWKNSPAISGMAFYNSARFQTWKNSLFIGALKEKNLIRLSLNGDKVVGEERLLQDRGERIRDVRQGPDGYLYVLTDERDGKLLKLGLQP from the coding sequence ATGTCTCGTCGATTGATCTCACTGGCGTTAAGCGGAGCCGTACTCTTTTCCACGCCGCTGCTGGCGGCGCAGGTTACGGTGCAGCAGCTGCAGGACAAACTCAATCATCCCTGGTCGCTGGCATTTATGCCAGACAATCACAGCCTGTTGATTACCGAACGCGCGGGCGCGCTGAGGCTGTGGCAACCGGACAAAGGGTTGTCGCCGCCGATTGGTGGCGTGCCGCAGGTCTGGAGCCAGCGTCAGGGCGGATTGCTGGATGTGGCGCTGGCGCCCGATTTCACCCAGAGCCGCCGCGTCTGGCTCAGCTATACCGAAGCGGACAGCAACGGGCGTGCCGGCGCAGTGGTCGGCTACGGCAAGCTAAGCGAAGATAACCGCCAGCTGACGGACTTTAAAGCGGTGCTGCGCCAGCAGCCGAAGCTCTCTGGCGGCGCCAACCTCGGCACCCGCCTCGCCTTTGACCGCGAAGGCTATCTCTGGGTCGCTTTCGGCGATAATTTTCAGAGCGAGACCGCGCAGGATCTCAATAAGCTGCAGGGCAAGCTGGTGCGCCTGAAGCCGGACGGCTCGGTGCCGCCGGATAATCCTTTTGTCGGCCGCAACAACGCGCGCCCGGAAATCTGGGCTTACGGCCTGCGTAATCCGCAGGGTCTGGCGCTGAATCCCTGGACGCAGCAGATGTGGGAAAGCGAGCATGGCCCGCGTGGCGGCGATGAGGTCAATATTCCCCGGAAAGGCAAAAACTACGGCTGGCCGCTCGCTACCTGGGGTGTTGACTACAGCGGCGACAAGGTGCCGCAGTCGAAAGGCGGCGAGGCGCCCGGTACCGAACAGCCGATCTACTGGTGGAAAAACTCGCCGGCGATCAGCGGCATGGCGTTTTATAACAGCGCCCGTTTCCAGACATGGAAAAATTCGTTGTTTATCGGCGCGCTGAAGGAAAAGAACCTGATTCGCCTCAGCCTGAACGGCGATAAGGTTGTCGGGGAGGAACGGCTGCTGCAGGATCGCGGTGAACGCATTCGCGACGTGCGCCAGGGGCCGGATGGCTATCTCTACGTGCTGACTGACGAGCGCGACGGCAAGCTGCTGAAGCTGGGGCTGCAGCCGTAA
- the gsiB gene encoding glutathione ABC transporter substrate-binding protein GsiB translates to MTIQTSRKWLLTAGLLGAVAAAPAWAAKDAVIAVGSNFTTLDPYDANDTLSQAVAKSFYQGLFGFDKEMKLVNVLAESYQASPDGLTWTIKLRSGIKFQDGTDFNAEAVKVNLDRASDEDNHLKRYNLFKHIATTEAIDPTTVKITLKQPFSAFINILAHPAAAMISPTALKKYGKEIGFHPVGTGPYQFVTWNQTDFVKVKKWDGYWKKGYPKLDSITWRPIVDNNTRAAMLQTGEANFAFPIPYEQAKLLEKNSKLDLVSTPSIMQRYISLNVTQKPFDNPKVREAINYAINRQALSKVAFAGYATPATGIVPPSIAYAQSYPAIEYNPAKARELLKEAGYPNGFSTTLWSSHNHSTAQKVLQFTQQQLAQVGIKVKVTAMDAGQRAAEVEGKGQKESGVRMFYTGWSASTGEADWALTPLFATASWPPTIFNTAFYSNKQVDNDLGDALKTTDTAKKAQLYKDAQDRIWNDRPWVPLVVEKLVSANTKSLTGFYMMPDTSFNFDEADLK, encoded by the coding sequence ATGACAATTCAGACCTCACGCAAATGGCTGTTGACGGCCGGCCTGCTCGGCGCCGTGGCCGCCGCGCCCGCCTGGGCGGCGAAGGACGCGGTGATCGCCGTCGGCTCCAACTTCACTACCCTCGACCCGTATGACGCTAACGATACGCTGTCGCAGGCGGTGGCGAAATCGTTCTATCAGGGGCTGTTCGGCTTCGATAAAGAGATGAAGCTGGTAAACGTGCTGGCGGAAAGTTACCAGGCAAGCCCGGACGGCCTGACCTGGACCATCAAGCTGCGCTCCGGCATTAAGTTTCAGGACGGCACCGATTTCAACGCCGAAGCGGTGAAAGTCAACCTCGACCGCGCCAGTGACGAAGATAACCACCTCAAGCGCTATAACCTGTTTAAACATATCGCCACCACCGAGGCGATCGATCCCACTACGGTGAAAATCACCCTAAAACAGCCGTTCTCGGCCTTTATCAATATTCTGGCGCACCCGGCGGCGGCGATGATCTCCCCGACAGCGTTGAAAAAATATGGCAAAGAGATCGGCTTCCATCCGGTCGGCACCGGGCCGTATCAGTTCGTCACCTGGAACCAGACCGATTTTGTGAAGGTGAAAAAGTGGGATGGCTACTGGAAAAAAGGTTATCCGAAGCTGGATTCCATTACCTGGCGCCCGATTGTCGATAACAATACCCGCGCGGCGATGCTGCAGACCGGCGAGGCCAACTTCGCCTTCCCGATCCCCTACGAGCAGGCGAAGCTGCTGGAAAAAAACAGCAAGCTGGATCTGGTCAGCACCCCATCGATCATGCAGCGCTATATCAGCCTGAATGTGACGCAGAAGCCGTTTGATAACCCGAAAGTGCGCGAGGCGATCAACTACGCCATTAACCGCCAGGCGCTGAGCAAGGTCGCCTTTGCCGGCTACGCTACGCCGGCGACCGGCATTGTGCCGCCTTCTATCGCGTATGCCCAGAGCTACCCGGCGATCGAATACAACCCGGCGAAGGCGCGTGAGCTGCTGAAAGAGGCGGGTTACCCTAACGGCTTCAGCACTACGCTCTGGTCTTCCCATAACCACAGCACTGCGCAAAAGGTGCTGCAGTTTACCCAGCAGCAGCTGGCGCAGGTCGGCATCAAGGTGAAGGTCACCGCCATGGACGCCGGCCAGCGTGCAGCGGAAGTGGAAGGCAAAGGGCAGAAAGAGAGCGGTGTGCGCATGTTCTATACCGGCTGGTCCGCCTCGACCGGTGAAGCGGACTGGGCGCTGACGCCGCTGTTTGCCACTGCCTCCTGGCCGCCGACCATCTTTAATACCGCCTTCTACAGCAACAAGCAGGTGGATAACGATCTTGGCGATGCGCTGAAAACCACCGATACGGCGAAAAAGGCGCAGCTCTATAAAGACGCGCAGGATCGCATCTGGAACGATCGCCCATGGGTACCGCTGGTGGTGGAGAAGCTGGTTTCGGCGAACACCAAATCGCTGACCGGTTTTTATATGATGCCGGACACCTCATTTAACTTTGATGAAGCCGATCTGAAGTAA
- a CDS encoding Gfo/Idh/MocA family protein, with protein sequence MKPLAWAIIGPGDIAHQFAAAMQALGRNVCAVGARNREKGAAFAQRYGIARVDDDFARLLSDPHIDAVYISTPHDSHFTWMKLALEHGKHLLVEKAITVSSAELQEIDRLAAEKKLIVAEAMTLFHMPLFQQLKQTLDSGRLGKMKMIQVSFGTVKEPDPENRFFNPALAGGALLDIGTYALSFARYFLTAQPDSLFTAVTPFSTGVDEQCGILLQNPQQEMVNISLAFRAKMPKRGIIACEKGFITVENFPRAQRATISLADGATEIIEAGETKRALQYEILNVERYIAEGNNPLHYLTQDVVALMTDIRQRWGIRFPFEQQAKTAS encoded by the coding sequence ATGAAACCATTAGCATGGGCCATTATTGGGCCGGGCGATATTGCTCATCAGTTCGCCGCCGCCATGCAGGCGCTGGGAAGAAACGTCTGTGCGGTGGGAGCGCGCAACCGGGAAAAGGGAGCGGCATTTGCGCAACGCTACGGCATTGCGCGGGTGGATGACGATTTTGCACGGCTGCTCTCCGATCCGCATATCGACGCGGTCTATATTTCCACGCCGCACGATAGCCACTTCACCTGGATGAAGCTGGCGCTGGAGCATGGCAAACATCTGCTGGTGGAGAAAGCGATCACGGTCAGCAGCGCAGAGCTGCAGGAAATCGACCGGCTGGCGGCGGAGAAAAAGCTGATCGTCGCCGAAGCGATGACCCTGTTCCATATGCCGCTGTTTCAGCAGCTGAAGCAAACGCTTGATAGCGGGCGGCTGGGTAAGATGAAGATGATCCAGGTCTCTTTCGGCACCGTGAAGGAGCCGGATCCTGAAAACCGCTTTTTCAATCCGGCGCTGGCCGGCGGCGCGCTACTGGATATTGGTACCTACGCGTTGTCGTTTGCGCGCTACTTCCTGACGGCGCAGCCGGACAGCCTGTTCACTGCCGTGACGCCGTTCAGCACCGGTGTGGATGAGCAGTGCGGCATTCTGTTACAAAACCCGCAGCAGGAGATGGTGAACATCTCGCTGGCGTTTCGCGCCAAAATGCCGAAGCGCGGGATTATCGCCTGTGAGAAGGGCTTTATCACCGTGGAGAACTTTCCACGCGCGCAGCGGGCGACCATCAGCCTGGCGGATGGCGCCACGGAAATCATCGAGGCGGGCGAAACCAAACGCGCGTTGCAATATGAGATTTTAAATGTTGAACGCTATATCGCAGAGGGCAACAACCCGCTGCATTATTTGACGCAGGATGTGGTGGCGCTGATGACCGATATTCGCCAGCGCTGGGGCATCCGCTTTCCGTTTGAGCAGCAGGCTAAGACGGCGAGCTAA
- a CDS encoding isoaspartyl peptidase/L-asparaginase family protein: MGRAAIAIHGGAGAIARAALSAEQEQRYREALSAIVASGQTILAAGGSALDAVTEAVRLLEECPLFNAGKGSVFTHSGSHELDACIMDGRTQNAGAVAGVARIRNPVLAARAVLENSPHVLLSGAGAEQFALEQGLEQVAPDFFSTDARWQQLQRALATQQTLLDHDGAAEAAPLDADRKLGTVGAVACDGEGNLAAATSTGGMTNKRVGRIGDSPLPGAGCFSNGRVAVSCTGTGEVFIRALAAYDVAALMEYGGYSLRQACAHVIHDKIPALEGSGGLIAIDAAGNIAMPFNTEGMYRGYGYAGESPVVDIYRSR; the protein is encoded by the coding sequence ATGGGCAGAGCAGCCATTGCCATTCACGGCGGCGCGGGAGCGATTGCGCGCGCGGCGCTGAGCGCCGAACAGGAACAGCGCTATAGAGAGGCGTTAAGCGCGATTGTCGCCAGCGGCCAGACGATCCTTGCGGCGGGCGGCAGCGCGCTGGATGCGGTGACGGAAGCGGTGCGCCTGCTGGAGGAGTGCCCGCTGTTCAACGCCGGCAAAGGCAGCGTTTTTACCCACAGCGGCAGCCATGAACTCGACGCCTGCATAATGGATGGCCGCACGCAGAACGCGGGCGCGGTGGCGGGCGTGGCACGCATCCGCAATCCGGTGCTGGCGGCGCGCGCGGTGCTGGAAAACAGCCCGCACGTTTTGCTGAGCGGCGCAGGGGCGGAGCAGTTCGCTCTTGAGCAGGGGCTGGAGCAGGTGGCGCCCGATTTCTTTTCTACCGATGCGCGCTGGCAGCAGCTGCAGCGCGCGCTGGCGACGCAGCAAACGCTGCTGGATCACGATGGCGCGGCGGAAGCGGCGCCGCTCGATGCCGACCGCAAGCTGGGTACCGTCGGCGCCGTGGCCTGTGACGGCGAAGGCAATCTGGCCGCCGCCACTTCGACCGGCGGCATGACCAATAAACGGGTGGGGCGGATAGGCGACTCGCCGCTGCCGGGCGCCGGCTGCTTCAGCAATGGGCGGGTGGCGGTCTCCTGCACCGGTACCGGCGAAGTCTTTATCCGCGCGCTGGCTGCCTATGACGTCGCCGCGCTGATGGAGTATGGCGGCTACAGCCTGCGCCAGGCGTGCGCCCATGTGATCCACGATAAAATTCCCGCGCTGGAAGGCAGCGGCGGCCTGATCGCCATCGACGCCGCCGGCAATATCGCCATGCCGTTCAATACCGAAGGCATGTATCGCGGTTACGGCTATGCGGGCGAAAGCCCGGTAGTGGATATCTACCGGTCGCGCTAA
- the gsiA gene encoding glutathione ABC transporter ATP-binding protein GsiA: protein MTQPSSFTLADDSVLAVRDLSVSFTQQGQTTQAVRQLSLEVRRGETLALVGESGSGKSVTSLALMRLIEQGGGRLDSGELWLRRRDNSVVDLARLRQSQMRAIRGADMAMIFQEPMTSLNPVFTVGDQIAESVRLHQGKSHQQALAEARRMLDLVRIPEAQNVMTRFPHQLSGGMRQRVMIAMALSCRPALLIADEPTTALDVTIQAQILQLIRVLQKEMAMGVIFITHDMGVVAEMADRVQVMYRGEVVESNETAALFSAPQQPYTRALLAAVPRLGAMHGQPLPRKFPLPGEQESSETLPDTVRRAGEPVLQVRDLVTRFDIRGGLLNRVKWRVHAVEKVSFDLHAGETLALVGESGCGKSTTGRSLLRLVESQGGSITFNGQRIDRLRPHQLSHLRRDIQFIFQDPYASLDPRLTVGFSIMEPLLIHKAMPRAEAEKRVAWLLERVGLLPEHARRYPHEFSGGQRQRICIARALALNPKVVIADESVSALDVSIQAQIVNLMLDLQREFGIAFLFISHDMAVVERISHRVAVMYLGQIVEIGPRQAVFENPQHPYTRKLMAAVPVADPGHRRRERALLVDELPSPLRAPGDEPTVAPLIKVGDQHYVARHTISGA from the coding sequence ATGACACAGCCTTCTTCTTTTACGCTGGCGGACGACAGCGTGCTGGCGGTACGCGATCTTAGCGTCAGTTTTACGCAGCAGGGCCAGACGACTCAGGCGGTACGCCAGCTCTCGCTGGAGGTGCGCCGTGGCGAAACGCTGGCGCTGGTGGGTGAATCGGGATCCGGTAAATCGGTCACTTCGCTGGCGCTGATGCGCCTGATTGAGCAGGGCGGCGGCCGCCTCGACAGCGGCGAGCTGTGGCTGCGGCGGCGCGATAATTCAGTGGTTGATCTGGCGCGGCTGCGCCAGTCGCAGATGCGCGCAATACGCGGCGCCGATATGGCGATGATTTTCCAGGAGCCGATGACCTCGCTGAACCCGGTGTTTACCGTCGGCGACCAGATTGCCGAATCGGTACGTCTGCATCAGGGCAAAAGCCATCAGCAGGCGCTGGCGGAGGCGCGGCGCATGCTCGATCTGGTGCGTATCCCCGAAGCGCAAAACGTTATGACCCGCTTTCCCCATCAGCTTTCCGGCGGCATGCGTCAGCGTGTGATGATCGCCATGGCGCTCTCCTGCCGGCCGGCGCTGCTGATCGCCGACGAGCCGACCACCGCGCTGGACGTGACCATCCAGGCGCAGATCCTGCAGCTGATCCGTGTACTACAAAAAGAGATGGCGATGGGCGTGATTTTTATCACGCACGATATGGGCGTGGTGGCGGAAATGGCCGATCGCGTGCAGGTGATGTACCGCGGCGAAGTGGTGGAAAGTAATGAGACCGCCGCGCTGTTCAGCGCGCCGCAGCAGCCCTACACGCGCGCACTGCTGGCGGCGGTGCCGCGCCTTGGCGCGATGCATGGCCAGCCGCTGCCGCGCAAGTTTCCGTTGCCGGGCGAACAGGAGAGTAGTGAAACGCTGCCCGACACGGTGCGCCGCGCCGGCGAGCCGGTCTTACAGGTGCGCGATCTGGTGACCCGTTTCGATATCCGCGGCGGCCTGCTGAACCGCGTTAAGTGGCGAGTGCATGCGGTGGAAAAGGTCAGTTTCGATCTGCATGCGGGCGAGACGCTGGCGCTGGTGGGAGAGTCAGGCTGTGGCAAATCGACCACCGGCCGTTCGCTGCTGCGTCTGGTGGAAAGCCAGGGTGGCAGCATCACCTTTAACGGCCAGCGCATCGATCGCCTGCGGCCGCATCAGCTGTCGCATCTGCGGCGCGATATTCAGTTTATCTTTCAGGATCCCTACGCGTCGCTCGATCCGCGGCTTACCGTCGGCTTTTCAATTATGGAGCCGCTGCTGATCCATAAGGCGATGCCGCGCGCCGAGGCGGAAAAGCGCGTCGCCTGGCTGCTGGAAAGGGTTGGGCTGCTGCCGGAACACGCGCGCCGCTACCCGCACGAATTTTCCGGTGGGCAGCGGCAGCGCATCTGCATCGCCCGCGCGCTGGCGCTTAATCCAAAAGTGGTGATTGCCGATGAATCGGTGTCGGCGCTGGATGTCTCGATCCAGGCACAGATTGTGAACCTGATGCTCGATCTGCAGCGTGAGTTCGGCATCGCGTTTCTGTTTATTTCGCACGATATGGCGGTGGTGGAGCGCATCAGCCATCGCGTGGCGGTGATGTATCTCGGGCAAATCGTCGAGATCGGGCCACGCCAGGCGGTGTTTGAAAACCCGCAGCACCCCTACACCCGCAAGCTAATGGCGGCGGTGCCGGTGGCCGATCCGGGACACCGACGGCGTGAACGCGCGCTGCTGGTGGATGAGCTGCCCAGCCCTCTGCGCGCGCCGGGCGATGAGCCGACCGTCGCGCCGTTAATCAAAGTAGGCGACCAGCACTACGTCGCCCGTCATACCATCAGCGGCGCCTGA
- the moeB gene encoding molybdopterin-synthase adenylyltransferase MoeB has product MLPELSDEETLRYNRQIVLRGFDFEGQERLKAASALVVGLGGLGCAASPYLVSAGIGTLTLLDFDVVSRSNLQRQVLHSDAEVGAPKVESARRRLAQINPLVQLRALNARLEDEALSQLIAQHQVVLDCSDNVATREQLNRLCHRLRVPLVSGAAIRMEGQISVFSWQDESQPCYRCLSRLFGGEALSCVEAGVMAPLVGVIGSLQAMEAIRLLTRYGAPVDAKLLMYDAMTLQFREMKVAKDPACEVCGQP; this is encoded by the coding sequence ATGCTGCCGGAGCTGAGCGACGAGGAGACCCTGCGCTATAACCGCCAGATTGTGCTGCGCGGTTTCGATTTCGAGGGCCAGGAGCGGCTAAAAGCGGCCAGCGCGCTGGTGGTGGGCCTTGGCGGCCTGGGCTGCGCTGCCAGCCCCTACCTGGTCTCGGCCGGCATCGGTACGCTGACCCTGCTCGATTTCGATGTGGTGTCACGCTCCAACCTGCAGCGTCAGGTGCTGCACAGCGACGCTGAGGTCGGCGCGCCGAAAGTTGAATCGGCGCGCCGCAGGCTGGCGCAAATCAACCCGCTGGTGCAGCTGCGCGCGCTTAACGCGCGGCTGGAGGATGAAGCACTCTCGCAGCTGATCGCGCAGCATCAGGTGGTGCTGGACTGCAGCGATAATGTGGCGACGCGCGAACAGCTGAACCGGCTCTGCCATCGGCTGCGCGTTCCGCTGGTCTCCGGCGCGGCGATCCGCATGGAGGGGCAGATCAGCGTCTTCAGCTGGCAGGATGAGAGCCAGCCCTGCTACCGCTGCCTTAGCCGGCTGTTCGGCGGCGAAGCGCTAAGCTGTGTGGAAGCGGGCGTGATGGCGCCGCTGGTCGGCGTGATCGGCTCGCTGCAGGCGATGGAAGCGATCCGCCTGCTGACGCGCTACGGCGCCCCGGTCGACGCCAAGCTGCTTATGTATGACGCGATGACGCTGCAGTTCCGTGAAATGAAGGTGGCGAAAGATCCCGCCTGCGAGGTGTGTGGTCAGCCGTAG
- the gsiD gene encoding glutathione ABC transporter permease GsiD, with protein MNNWRREAALKAMPLQRNDGVRTPWREFWRRFRRQHVALAAGFFVLALIVLAAIAPWVAPFDAENYFDYDRLTEGPSALHWFGVDSLGRDIFSRVLVGTRISLLAGFFSVAIGTVIGTALGLLAGYYEGWWDRIIMRICDVLFAFPGILLAIAVVAIMGSGMSNVIVAVAIFSVPAFARLVRGNTLVLKHQTFIESARSIGASDWTIIVRHILPGTVSSIVVYFTMRIGTSIITAASLSFLGLGAQPPTPEWGAMLNEARADMVMAPHVAIFPSLAIFLTVLAFNLLGDGLRDALDPKLKS; from the coding sequence ATGAACAACTGGCGACGTGAAGCGGCTCTGAAGGCGATGCCCCTGCAGCGCAACGATGGCGTGCGCACGCCGTGGCGCGAATTCTGGCGGCGCTTTCGCCGTCAGCATGTGGCGCTGGCGGCCGGCTTCTTTGTGCTGGCGCTGATTGTGCTGGCGGCGATTGCGCCCTGGGTGGCGCCGTTCGATGCGGAGAACTATTTCGACTACGACCGGCTGACCGAAGGGCCGTCCGCGCTGCACTGGTTTGGCGTCGATTCGTTGGGGCGTGATATCTTCAGCCGGGTGCTGGTCGGTACGCGTATTTCGCTGCTGGCGGGCTTCTTCTCCGTGGCGATCGGCACGGTGATCGGTACCGCGCTCGGCCTGCTGGCGGGTTATTACGAGGGCTGGTGGGATCGCATTATCATGCGTATCTGTGATGTGCTGTTCGCGTTCCCCGGCATTTTGCTGGCAATTGCGGTGGTGGCGATCATGGGCAGCGGCATGTCTAACGTGATTGTCGCGGTGGCGATCTTCAGCGTGCCCGCCTTTGCCCGCCTGGTGCGCGGCAATACGCTGGTGTTGAAGCATCAGACTTTTATCGAGTCGGCGCGCAGCATCGGCGCCTCTGACTGGACGATTATCGTGCGCCATATCCTGCCCGGCACGGTGTCATCGATTGTGGTCTATTTCACTATGCGCATCGGCACCTCGATCATTACTGCTGCCAGCCTCTCTTTTCTCGGGCTTGGCGCGCAGCCGCCGACGCCGGAGTGGGGCGCGATGCTCAACGAGGCGCGCGCGGATATGGTGATGGCGCCGCACGTGGCGATCTTCCCCAGCCTGGCGATTTTCCTGACGGTGCTGGCGTTCAACCTGCTGGGCGACGGTCTGCGCGACGCGCTCGATCCAAAGCTAAAGAGCTAA